One Malus sylvestris chromosome 14, drMalSylv7.2, whole genome shotgun sequence DNA segment encodes these proteins:
- the LOC126600399 gene encoding uncharacterized protein LOC126600399 isoform X1, producing MEAVDLSFPVDVATVPKFLGVEALVRAGVTVKELEPCDSDRVSVRVTSYTEACSSSLRDKELTNAVSTSENEPTKLGDMMCRGSNRSEELSRHLHGRGKNGFLLDTGADSVQLERKPGKLSKLGGLSKRRRVARFEDPTSLVEVDGIKDMSYKLGSLLIKCGSSDKTQLVKQKNNSTSKRGEKRNLKLPAKTKHDSFFVKPGLASFSSAAGGNNFYGVHGLKSDNHDVTQLVDDVPLNELLDGTYKCPSLGRGKGKKPANVNDSFLHAVKKACSTLQQPRSVQPQLNAEVDSNPDKIMLPWPLCTTSVVASGVDSDKGEPFITDMSSCNEVQDSHRKPDTPANPLDLPLCEPKYVLERLALPPPKDLESLLLDAAKPASSSKNTPDPCSGRQISRRASLPPFSWSHTSNGHCRTSSDAAKQSTSRGTCQGRWLRIERNILSSLWVATSNLTDLESLSYNQSLVPSARLKVAGSHDKVCPSISVSLPQCQQDSLSNATCSKDSYIPQESGGKLKQSGDCNDEHCSKVLSAARTLCDMATRPSRKNPDGIIRWPKKPSQKAMKARKLKSIEKPEEAFGTSVAVSGSDNPGRSVDRMLPPKKPKFSLNDDKRDFNNFTSVRKGPTNWSTPRSSRSSPSRSIKESIVDIRHSTADVVKHSFMMPPPARVPEKTSNRQAKQRKLLVTEWNRGRDRLD from the exons ATGGAAGCGGTGGACTTGAGTTTTCCCGTGGATGTAGCCACCGTGCCGAAGTTTTTGGGTGTGGAGGCGCTTGTGAGAGCTGGGGTTACAGTCAAGGAGCTAGAACCTTGTGATTCGGACCGCGTTTCGGTCCGAGTTACCTCATACACCGAGGCTTGCAGCTCATCGTTGAGGGATAAAG AGTTAACGAATGCGGTTAGTACTTCAGAGAATGAACCAACTAAGCTCGGTGATATGATGTGCCGGGGCAGCAATCGGAGTGAAGAATTGTCCAGGCATCTACATGGCAGGGGAAAAAATGGTTTTCTGTTGGATACTGGTGCTGATAGCGTACAGTTAGAACGGAAACCAGGAAAGTTGTCAAAATTGGGTGGTTTATCTAAGAGACGACGTGTTGCTCGATTTGAAGATCCAACGAGCCTTGTTGAAGTTGACGGGATAAAGGATATGTCATATAAGCTTGGATCTTTACTTATAAAGTGTGGTTCATCAG ATAAGACTCAATTGGTGAAACAAAAGAACAACTCTACAAGCAAGCGAGGTGAAAAGAGAAATCTCAAACTTCCTGCAAAGACTAAACACGATTCCTTCTTTGTAAAGCCGGGTTTGGCAAGCTTCAGTTCAGCCGCTGGTGGAAACAACTTTTATG GAGTACATGGCCTTAAGTCAGATAATCACGATGTTACACAGCTGGTAGATGATGTGCCACTGAATGAGCTCCTTGATGGGACATACAAGTGTCCTAGCTTAGGCAGGGGAAAGGGGAAGAAACCAGCAAATGTAAACGATAGTTTTCTGCATGCAGTTAAAAAGGCTTGTTCTACCCTCCAGCAACCGAGGTCTGTTCAGCCCCAACTTAATGCTGAAGTAGACAGCAATCCCGACAAGATAATGTTGCCATGGCCGTTATGCACAACTTCTGTTGTAGCTTCTGGTGTCGATAGTGATAAAGGAGAGCCATTCATCACAGATATGTCTTCATGTAATGAG GTACAGGATTCACATAGAAAGCCTGACACTCCTGCTAATCCCCTTGATTTGCCATTGTGTGAACCTAAGTATGTCTTGGAACGCTTGGCCCTTCCTCCACCCAAGGATTTGGAATCTTTGCTTTTGGATGCAGCAAAACCTGCTTCATCTTCAAAAAATACTCCTGATCCATGTTCAGGCAGACAAATATCTCGCCGAGCAAGCTTGCCTCCTTTTTCATGGTCACATACTTCTAATGGGCACTGTAGAACCAGTTCCGATGCGGCCAAACAGTCCACAAGCAGGGGGACATGCCAAGGCCGATGGCTAAGAATAGAGAGGAATATTCTTAGTTCATTGTGGGTTGCCACTAGTAATTTGACAGACTTGGAGTCACTCAGCTATAATCAAAGTCTAGTTCCTTCTGCAAGGCTAAAAGTGGCTGGTTCCCACGATAAAGTTTGCCCATCCATATCTGTTAGTCTTCCTCAGTGTCAACAAGATTCATTATCTAACGCAACATGTTCGAAAGATTCCTACATTCCGCAAG AATCTGGAGGCAAGCTGAAGCAGTCGGGAGATTGTAACG ATGAGCATTGTTCAAAAGTATTAAGTGCTGCTCGAACACTTTGTGACATGGCAACTCGTCCCTCAAGGAAAAATCCAGATGGAATCATAAGGTGGCCAAAGAAGCCTTCACAAAAAGCCATGAAAGCTCGGAAGTTGAAATCAATTGAGAAACCTGAAGAAGCGTTTGGAACATCAGTTGCAGTATCTGGGTCCGACAATCCTGGGAGAAGCGTGGATCGGATGCTGCCCCCAAAGAAGCCCAAGTTCTCTTTGAATGATGATAAAAGGGATTTCAATAATTTTACTTCTGTAAGGAAAGGACCAACAAATTGGTCTACGCCCAGATCAAGTAGGTCATCACCTAGCAGATCAATTAAGGAGTCAATTGTGGATATTAGACATTCAACAGCGGATGTAGTAAAGCATTCCTTTATGATGCCACCACCAGCTCGGGTTCCAGAAAAGACTTCAAACAGACAAGCGAAGCAAAGAAAGTTATTGGTAACGGAATGGAACCGAGGAAGGGACCGGCTAGACTGA
- the LOC126600402 gene encoding serine/threonine-protein phosphatase PP1-like, with the protein MDESIVDDLIRKLVAAKNGRTTKQVQLTEAEIRQLCSASKEIFLSQPNLLELEAPIKICGDVHGQFSDLLRLFEYGGYPPEANYLFLGDYVDRGKQSIETICLLLAYKIKYKENFFLLRGNHECASINRIYGFYDECKRRFNVRIWKTFTDCFNCLPVAALIDEKILCMHGGLSPDLKHLDEIRNIARPVDVPDQGLLCDLLWADPDKDVEGWGENDRGVSYTFGADKVAEFLQKHDLDLICRAHQVVEDGYEFFGKRKLVTIFSAPNYCGEFDNAGAMMSVDDTLTCSFQILKASEKKGKLGINNMLRPGTPPHKGKG; encoded by the exons ATGGACGAGAGTATTGTCGACGATCTTATACGAAAGCTTGTGGCTGCGAAGAATGGCCGGACCACCAAACAGGTGCAACTGACGGAAGCTGAAATACGGCAGCTTTGCTCTGCCTCCAAGGAAATCTTTCTCAGTCAGCCGAATCTTCTGGAGCTTGAAGCTCCAATTAAGATTTGTG GAGATGTTCACGGTCAGTTTTCAGATCTTTTGCGACTGTTTGAGTATGGTGGGTACCCACCAGAAGCCAATTATTTATTCCTAGGAGACTATGTTGATCGTGGTAAGCAGAGCATAGAGACAATATGCCTTCTCCTTGCATACAAGATCAAATACAAGGAGAACTTTTTTCTCCTCAGAGGCAACCATGAATGCGCTTCCATCAACCGCATCTATGGATTCTATGATGAGTGCAAGAGAAGATTTAATGTTCGTATTTGGAAGACATTTACTGACTGCTTCAACTGTCTTCCTGTTGCTGCTCTTATTGATGAGAAGATCCTTTGCATGCATGGCGGTCTATCTCCTGATTTGAAACACTTAGATGAGATCAGGAATATTGCACGGCCAGTGGATGTGCCAGATCAGGGCCTTCTCTGTGATCTATTATGGGCTGATCCTGATAAAGATGTTGAAGGTTGGGGAGAGAATGATCGTGGCGTGTCATATACATTTGGGGCTGACAAGGTTGCTGAGTTTCTCCAGAAACATGACCTAGATCTTATTTGCCGCGCTCATCAG GTTGTGGAAGATGGATATGAGTTTTTTGGAAAAAGGAAGCTGGTTACCATATTTTCAGCTCCAAATTACTGTGGTGAGTTTGATAATGCTGGTGCCATGATGAGTGTAGATGATACATTGACATGTTCCTTCCAGATTTTGAAAGCCTCTGAGAAGAAGGGAAAGCTTGGGATAAACAACATGTTAAGACCAGGAACTCCTCCTCACAAg GGTAAGGGCTGA
- the LOC126600399 gene encoding uncharacterized protein LOC126600399 isoform X3: protein MEAVDLSFPVDVATVPKFLGVEALVRAGVTVKELEPCDSDRVSVRVTSYTEACSSSLRDKENEPTKLGDMMCRGSNRSEELSRHLHGRGKNGFLLDTGADSVQLERKPGKLSKLGGLSKRRRVARFEDPTSLVEVDGIKDMSYKLGSLLIKCGSSDKTQLVKQKNNSTSKRGEKRNLKLPAKTKHDSFFVKPGLASFSSAAGGNNFYGVHGLKSDNHDVTQLVDDVPLNELLDGTYKCPSLGRGKGKKPANVNDSFLHAVKKACSTLQQPRSVQPQLNAEVDSNPDKIMLPWPLCTTSVVASGVDSDKGEPFITDMSSCNEVQDSHRKPDTPANPLDLPLCEPKYVLERLALPPPKDLESLLLDAAKPASSSKNTPDPCSGRQISRRASLPPFSWSHTSNGHCRTSSDAAKQSTSRGTCQGRWLRIERNILSSLWVATSNLTDLESLSYNQSLVPSARLKVAGSHDKVCPSISVSLPQCQQDSLSNATCSKDSYIPQESGGKLKQSGDCNDEHCSKVLSAARTLCDMATRPSRKNPDGIIRWPKKPSQKAMKARKLKSIEKPEEAFGTSVAVSGSDNPGRSVDRMLPPKKPKFSLNDDKRDFNNFTSVRKGPTNWSTPRSSRSSPSRSIKESIVDIRHSTADVVKHSFMMPPPARVPEKTSNRQAKQRKLLVTEWNRGRDRLD from the exons ATGGAAGCGGTGGACTTGAGTTTTCCCGTGGATGTAGCCACCGTGCCGAAGTTTTTGGGTGTGGAGGCGCTTGTGAGAGCTGGGGTTACAGTCAAGGAGCTAGAACCTTGTGATTCGGACCGCGTTTCGGTCCGAGTTACCTCATACACCGAGGCTTGCAGCTCATCGTTGAGGGATAAAG AGAATGAACCAACTAAGCTCGGTGATATGATGTGCCGGGGCAGCAATCGGAGTGAAGAATTGTCCAGGCATCTACATGGCAGGGGAAAAAATGGTTTTCTGTTGGATACTGGTGCTGATAGCGTACAGTTAGAACGGAAACCAGGAAAGTTGTCAAAATTGGGTGGTTTATCTAAGAGACGACGTGTTGCTCGATTTGAAGATCCAACGAGCCTTGTTGAAGTTGACGGGATAAAGGATATGTCATATAAGCTTGGATCTTTACTTATAAAGTGTGGTTCATCAG ATAAGACTCAATTGGTGAAACAAAAGAACAACTCTACAAGCAAGCGAGGTGAAAAGAGAAATCTCAAACTTCCTGCAAAGACTAAACACGATTCCTTCTTTGTAAAGCCGGGTTTGGCAAGCTTCAGTTCAGCCGCTGGTGGAAACAACTTTTATG GAGTACATGGCCTTAAGTCAGATAATCACGATGTTACACAGCTGGTAGATGATGTGCCACTGAATGAGCTCCTTGATGGGACATACAAGTGTCCTAGCTTAGGCAGGGGAAAGGGGAAGAAACCAGCAAATGTAAACGATAGTTTTCTGCATGCAGTTAAAAAGGCTTGTTCTACCCTCCAGCAACCGAGGTCTGTTCAGCCCCAACTTAATGCTGAAGTAGACAGCAATCCCGACAAGATAATGTTGCCATGGCCGTTATGCACAACTTCTGTTGTAGCTTCTGGTGTCGATAGTGATAAAGGAGAGCCATTCATCACAGATATGTCTTCATGTAATGAG GTACAGGATTCACATAGAAAGCCTGACACTCCTGCTAATCCCCTTGATTTGCCATTGTGTGAACCTAAGTATGTCTTGGAACGCTTGGCCCTTCCTCCACCCAAGGATTTGGAATCTTTGCTTTTGGATGCAGCAAAACCTGCTTCATCTTCAAAAAATACTCCTGATCCATGTTCAGGCAGACAAATATCTCGCCGAGCAAGCTTGCCTCCTTTTTCATGGTCACATACTTCTAATGGGCACTGTAGAACCAGTTCCGATGCGGCCAAACAGTCCACAAGCAGGGGGACATGCCAAGGCCGATGGCTAAGAATAGAGAGGAATATTCTTAGTTCATTGTGGGTTGCCACTAGTAATTTGACAGACTTGGAGTCACTCAGCTATAATCAAAGTCTAGTTCCTTCTGCAAGGCTAAAAGTGGCTGGTTCCCACGATAAAGTTTGCCCATCCATATCTGTTAGTCTTCCTCAGTGTCAACAAGATTCATTATCTAACGCAACATGTTCGAAAGATTCCTACATTCCGCAAG AATCTGGAGGCAAGCTGAAGCAGTCGGGAGATTGTAACG ATGAGCATTGTTCAAAAGTATTAAGTGCTGCTCGAACACTTTGTGACATGGCAACTCGTCCCTCAAGGAAAAATCCAGATGGAATCATAAGGTGGCCAAAGAAGCCTTCACAAAAAGCCATGAAAGCTCGGAAGTTGAAATCAATTGAGAAACCTGAAGAAGCGTTTGGAACATCAGTTGCAGTATCTGGGTCCGACAATCCTGGGAGAAGCGTGGATCGGATGCTGCCCCCAAAGAAGCCCAAGTTCTCTTTGAATGATGATAAAAGGGATTTCAATAATTTTACTTCTGTAAGGAAAGGACCAACAAATTGGTCTACGCCCAGATCAAGTAGGTCATCACCTAGCAGATCAATTAAGGAGTCAATTGTGGATATTAGACATTCAACAGCGGATGTAGTAAAGCATTCCTTTATGATGCCACCACCAGCTCGGGTTCCAGAAAAGACTTCAAACAGACAAGCGAAGCAAAGAAAGTTATTGGTAACGGAATGGAACCGAGGAAGGGACCGGCTAGACTGA
- the LOC126600399 gene encoding uncharacterized protein LOC126600399 isoform X2 — translation MEAVDLSFPVDVATVPKFLGVEALVRAGVTVKELEPCDSDRVSVRVTSYTEACSSSLRDKELTNAVSTSENEPTKLGDMMCRGSNRSEELSRHLHGRGKNGFLLDTGADSVQLERKPGKLSKLGGLSKRRRVARFEDPTSLVEVDGIKDMSYKLGSLLIKCGSSDKTQLVKQKNNSTSKRGEKRNLKLPAKTKHDSFFVKPGLASFSSAAGGNNFYGVHGLKSDNHDVTQLVDDVPLNELLDGTYKCPSLGRGKGKKPANVNDSFLHAVKKACSTLQQPRSVQPQLNAEVDSNPDKIMLPWPLCTTSVVASGVDSDKGEPFITDMSSCNEDSHRKPDTPANPLDLPLCEPKYVLERLALPPPKDLESLLLDAAKPASSSKNTPDPCSGRQISRRASLPPFSWSHTSNGHCRTSSDAAKQSTSRGTCQGRWLRIERNILSSLWVATSNLTDLESLSYNQSLVPSARLKVAGSHDKVCPSISVSLPQCQQDSLSNATCSKDSYIPQESGGKLKQSGDCNDEHCSKVLSAARTLCDMATRPSRKNPDGIIRWPKKPSQKAMKARKLKSIEKPEEAFGTSVAVSGSDNPGRSVDRMLPPKKPKFSLNDDKRDFNNFTSVRKGPTNWSTPRSSRSSPSRSIKESIVDIRHSTADVVKHSFMMPPPARVPEKTSNRQAKQRKLLVTEWNRGRDRLD, via the exons ATGGAAGCGGTGGACTTGAGTTTTCCCGTGGATGTAGCCACCGTGCCGAAGTTTTTGGGTGTGGAGGCGCTTGTGAGAGCTGGGGTTACAGTCAAGGAGCTAGAACCTTGTGATTCGGACCGCGTTTCGGTCCGAGTTACCTCATACACCGAGGCTTGCAGCTCATCGTTGAGGGATAAAG AGTTAACGAATGCGGTTAGTACTTCAGAGAATGAACCAACTAAGCTCGGTGATATGATGTGCCGGGGCAGCAATCGGAGTGAAGAATTGTCCAGGCATCTACATGGCAGGGGAAAAAATGGTTTTCTGTTGGATACTGGTGCTGATAGCGTACAGTTAGAACGGAAACCAGGAAAGTTGTCAAAATTGGGTGGTTTATCTAAGAGACGACGTGTTGCTCGATTTGAAGATCCAACGAGCCTTGTTGAAGTTGACGGGATAAAGGATATGTCATATAAGCTTGGATCTTTACTTATAAAGTGTGGTTCATCAG ATAAGACTCAATTGGTGAAACAAAAGAACAACTCTACAAGCAAGCGAGGTGAAAAGAGAAATCTCAAACTTCCTGCAAAGACTAAACACGATTCCTTCTTTGTAAAGCCGGGTTTGGCAAGCTTCAGTTCAGCCGCTGGTGGAAACAACTTTTATG GAGTACATGGCCTTAAGTCAGATAATCACGATGTTACACAGCTGGTAGATGATGTGCCACTGAATGAGCTCCTTGATGGGACATACAAGTGTCCTAGCTTAGGCAGGGGAAAGGGGAAGAAACCAGCAAATGTAAACGATAGTTTTCTGCATGCAGTTAAAAAGGCTTGTTCTACCCTCCAGCAACCGAGGTCTGTTCAGCCCCAACTTAATGCTGAAGTAGACAGCAATCCCGACAAGATAATGTTGCCATGGCCGTTATGCACAACTTCTGTTGTAGCTTCTGGTGTCGATAGTGATAAAGGAGAGCCATTCATCACAGATATGTCTTCATGTAATGAG GATTCACATAGAAAGCCTGACACTCCTGCTAATCCCCTTGATTTGCCATTGTGTGAACCTAAGTATGTCTTGGAACGCTTGGCCCTTCCTCCACCCAAGGATTTGGAATCTTTGCTTTTGGATGCAGCAAAACCTGCTTCATCTTCAAAAAATACTCCTGATCCATGTTCAGGCAGACAAATATCTCGCCGAGCAAGCTTGCCTCCTTTTTCATGGTCACATACTTCTAATGGGCACTGTAGAACCAGTTCCGATGCGGCCAAACAGTCCACAAGCAGGGGGACATGCCAAGGCCGATGGCTAAGAATAGAGAGGAATATTCTTAGTTCATTGTGGGTTGCCACTAGTAATTTGACAGACTTGGAGTCACTCAGCTATAATCAAAGTCTAGTTCCTTCTGCAAGGCTAAAAGTGGCTGGTTCCCACGATAAAGTTTGCCCATCCATATCTGTTAGTCTTCCTCAGTGTCAACAAGATTCATTATCTAACGCAACATGTTCGAAAGATTCCTACATTCCGCAAG AATCTGGAGGCAAGCTGAAGCAGTCGGGAGATTGTAACG ATGAGCATTGTTCAAAAGTATTAAGTGCTGCTCGAACACTTTGTGACATGGCAACTCGTCCCTCAAGGAAAAATCCAGATGGAATCATAAGGTGGCCAAAGAAGCCTTCACAAAAAGCCATGAAAGCTCGGAAGTTGAAATCAATTGAGAAACCTGAAGAAGCGTTTGGAACATCAGTTGCAGTATCTGGGTCCGACAATCCTGGGAGAAGCGTGGATCGGATGCTGCCCCCAAAGAAGCCCAAGTTCTCTTTGAATGATGATAAAAGGGATTTCAATAATTTTACTTCTGTAAGGAAAGGACCAACAAATTGGTCTACGCCCAGATCAAGTAGGTCATCACCTAGCAGATCAATTAAGGAGTCAATTGTGGATATTAGACATTCAACAGCGGATGTAGTAAAGCATTCCTTTATGATGCCACCACCAGCTCGGGTTCCAGAAAAGACTTCAAACAGACAAGCGAAGCAAAGAAAGTTATTGGTAACGGAATGGAACCGAGGAAGGGACCGGCTAGACTGA